The following coding sequences are from one Gammaproteobacteria bacterium window:
- the lgt gene encoding prolipoprotein diacylglyceryl transferase has protein sequence MLMYPHLNPIAFKIGPLAVHWYGIMYLVGFAAAWLLCQWRAKRPNSGWTKDQVNDLIFYSACGVIIGGRLGYMLFYDFPTFIANPLTIFRIWTGGMSFHGGMLGVIISFWIFARRNHKGFFAVGDFLAPVVPFGLGAGRIGNFINGELWGRVTDVPWGMVFPAIGPPPRHPSVIYEFLLEGVALFLILWIYSAKPRPTMAVSGLFLIGYGVFRIIIEFFRQPDPQLGFVALGWVTMGQVLSVPMVILGVVLMVLAYKRKNGDVHLQQTN, from the coding sequence GTGCTAATGTACCCTCACTTAAACCCAATCGCTTTCAAGATTGGTCCTTTGGCAGTTCACTGGTATGGCATTATGTATCTGGTGGGTTTTGCCGCAGCGTGGTTGTTATGCCAATGGCGTGCCAAGCGCCCCAATAGTGGCTGGACGAAAGATCAAGTCAATGATCTGATTTTTTATTCAGCTTGTGGCGTCATCATTGGTGGGCGCTTAGGTTACATGCTGTTTTATGATTTTCCGACTTTTATAGCTAATCCATTGACCATTTTTCGGATATGGACAGGTGGAATGTCGTTTCATGGTGGCATGCTAGGCGTTATCATCAGTTTCTGGATCTTTGCTAGAAGAAATCATAAAGGTTTTTTTGCCGTTGGAGATTTTTTAGCGCCAGTTGTGCCTTTTGGTTTGGGTGCGGGGCGTATTGGTAATTTTATTAATGGTGAGCTCTGGGGAAGAGTGACGGATGTGCCCTGGGGTATGGTGTTTCCTGCCATTGGGCCACCGCCACGTCATCCTTCGGTTATTTATGAGTTTTTACTGGAAGGGGTGGCGTTGTTTTTGATTTTATGGATTTATTCAGCCAAGCCGCGTCCGACCATGGCAGTATCTGGGTTGTTTTTAATCGGGTATGGGGTTTTTCGTATTATTATTGAGTTTTTCCGCCAGCCTGATCCGCAGTTGGGTTTTGTGGCATTGGGTTGGGTGACTATGGGGCAAGTGCTTTCGGTGCCTATGGTTATTTTAGGTGTCGTGTTAATGGTTTTAGCATATAAACGCAAAAATGGTGATGTGCATCTCCAACAAACAAATTAA
- a CDS encoding sulfite exporter TauE/SafE family protein — protein sequence MLLNIYTIVEYLLIGAVAGTFAGMLGVGGSVVVVPALAFVFSAHKIIPANSLMHFVVGTSLAATIVTTLFSLRIQYHKSSLSWDVLFKLIPGIALGVITGAVLARFLHSHVLRVLFGVFIILVSAQTFFRFRESKEQGLPGTVNRWLASLFIGIFSGLLGTSGGPLVIPYLTYFKTPIREAMVVSTACGVVITLVGTVGFMMTGWFDPSIQSVSWNTGYVYWPAVLAIAMGSPLFAALGAAWSYRLPVERLRQFFAAFLLILGLGMLLH from the coding sequence ATGCTATTGAATATTTACACGATAGTAGAATATCTTTTGATAGGTGCCGTTGCGGGAACATTTGCGGGTATGTTGGGAGTAGGCGGGTCTGTTGTGGTGGTGCCAGCTTTGGCGTTTGTATTCTCTGCTCATAAAATCATTCCGGCTAATTCATTGATGCATTTTGTCGTAGGTACCTCACTGGCTGCGACTATTGTGACTACGCTTTTTTCGTTGCGGATACAGTATCATAAGTCCTCCCTATCGTGGGATGTGCTTTTTAAGCTGATTCCTGGCATTGCTTTGGGTGTGATAACGGGTGCGGTTTTAGCCAGGTTTTTACATAGTCATGTGTTGCGAGTACTGTTTGGGGTATTTATCATACTGGTTTCAGCGCAGACATTTTTTCGTTTTCGAGAAAGTAAAGAGCAAGGATTGCCAGGGACTGTCAATCGCTGGCTTGCCTCTTTGTTCATAGGCATATTTTCAGGGTTATTGGGTACAAGTGGCGGACCGCTGGTTATCCCCTATTTAACTTACTTTAAAACGCCTATTCGTGAAGCCATGGTGGTTTCAACTGCCTGTGGGGTGGTGATTACCCTGGTAGGGACTGTTGGTTTTATGATGACAGGATGGTTTGATCCCAGTATTCAGTCTGTATCCTGGAATACGGGTTATGTGTATTGGCCGGCCGTATTGGCTATCGCAATGGGTAGCCCTTTGTTTGCTGCCTTGGGCGCAGCCTGGTCGTATCGTCTACCGGTTGAGCGGCTGCGGCAATTTTTTGCGGCTTTTCTTCTGATATTAGGATTGGGGATGTTGTTGCATTGA
- the ptsP gene encoding phosphoenolpyruvate--protein phosphotransferase — MLKTLRRIIQEVNAAQDLPEALDIVVHEINEAMGTEACCVYLVDEERGENTLVATEGLNKALIGKVRLKLGEGLIGLVGERAEPINVENASSHPKYVRFPGLGEESLNAFLGVPIIHQRQVLGVLVVFQRESRCFDEAEEAFLVTLSAQLAGTIAHSVAVGAIQDFNRSHGAPLREVILSGITGAPGVAIGTAVVVYPLADLNAVPERRIEIEEIDAEIETLKSALQNARDSIAHLGDNIASAGLPDEERALFDVYLRILNSESLVSEIIQEIRNGQWAQGALKRVTEQHIARFESMDDPYLQERASDFKDLAERVLFHLQAREGGRAPSFPEKTILVGEDVTPASLAEVPEGRLAGVVSARGSTNSHVAILARALGVPTVLGVSGIKVPQLEGEELIVDGYYGQVYRSPSLALRNEFMALMREEQEFDKELEALRDLPGKTLDSYSVGLYVNTGLAPDVGTALSIGAEGVGLYRTEVPFMTRDRFPSEEEQRVIYRQLLQAFSPRPVIMRTLDVGGDKDLPYFPVAEDNPFLGWRGIRVTLDHPEILLVQIRAMLQASVGLDNLQIMFPMVTTVSEVEESLRLLKQAYEETIMEGFAVKMPRIGVMVEVPSAVYQAQVIAKRVDFLSVGSNDLTQYILAVDRNNARVAGLYDSLHPAVLRALMQVVAGAHREGKTVSICGEMAGDPVAVILLLAIGFDTLSMNATRLLRIKWVIRKFTLKRAKQLLEEVLVMDDAIEIRNHMELALEEAGLGGLMRAGR; from the coding sequence ATGCTGAAAACATTGCGCCGCATCATACAAGAAGTCAATGCCGCTCAGGATCTACCTGAAGCGTTGGATATTGTCGTGCATGAAATCAATGAGGCTATGGGTACGGAAGCTTGCTGCGTCTATCTCGTAGATGAAGAACGTGGCGAAAATACCTTAGTTGCGACAGAGGGCTTGAATAAAGCCTTAATTGGTAAAGTCAGATTAAAATTAGGCGAAGGTCTAATCGGATTGGTGGGAGAGCGTGCTGAACCGATTAATGTAGAGAATGCCTCATCGCATCCCAAATATGTCAGATTTCCAGGTTTAGGCGAAGAATCACTCAATGCTTTCTTAGGCGTTCCTATTATCCATCAGCGGCAGGTGTTGGGCGTGCTGGTAGTTTTCCAGCGCGAATCGCGTTGCTTTGATGAAGCAGAAGAAGCCTTTTTAGTGACACTGTCTGCGCAATTGGCGGGTACCATTGCCCATTCAGTGGCCGTAGGGGCTATTCAAGACTTTAATCGCTCGCATGGTGCACCTTTAAGAGAAGTCATTTTAAGCGGTATTACGGGAGCTCCTGGCGTTGCGATTGGTACAGCCGTTGTGGTTTATCCCTTGGCTGATTTGAATGCGGTTCCTGAACGCAGAATAGAAATTGAAGAAATAGATGCTGAGATTGAAACGCTGAAATCAGCACTGCAAAACGCCCGCGATAGCATTGCTCATCTAGGCGATAATATTGCGAGTGCAGGTCTGCCTGATGAAGAACGTGCACTATTTGATGTGTATTTGCGTATTTTAAATAGTGAAAGCTTAGTCAGCGAAATCATCCAAGAAATCCGCAATGGCCAATGGGCGCAAGGGGCATTAAAGCGTGTGACTGAGCAACATATTGCACGTTTTGAATCCATGGATGATCCCTATTTACAGGAACGCGCTTCTGATTTTAAAGATTTGGCTGAACGGGTGCTGTTCCATTTGCAAGCACGTGAAGGAGGCAGAGCGCCGAGTTTCCCAGAAAAAACGATTTTAGTGGGTGAAGATGTGACTCCGGCTTCGCTGGCTGAGGTGCCTGAAGGACGGTTGGCTGGTGTCGTGTCAGCACGTGGTTCGACTAATTCGCATGTGGCTATTTTAGCGCGCGCATTAGGTGTACCTACGGTGTTGGGTGTATCTGGGATTAAAGTGCCGCAGCTGGAAGGCGAGGAATTGATTGTTGATGGCTATTATGGCCAGGTTTACCGATCTCCCTCTTTGGCATTACGCAATGAATTTATGGCGTTGATGCGCGAAGAACAAGAGTTCGATAAAGAACTAGAAGCTTTGCGCGATTTGCCTGGGAAAACGCTGGATAGTTATAGTGTCGGATTATATGTTAATACCGGTCTTGCACCCGATGTGGGTACTGCATTGAGCATTGGCGCTGAAGGTGTAGGATTATATCGTACTGAAGTGCCGTTTATGACACGTGATCGCTTCCCCAGTGAAGAAGAGCAGCGGGTGATTTATCGGCAATTATTACAAGCTTTTTCGCCACGCCCGGTGATTATGCGTACCTTGGATGTAGGGGGAGACAAAGATCTGCCTTATTTTCCAGTGGCAGAGGATAATCCATTTTTGGGTTGGCGTGGCATTCGCGTGACGCTAGATCATCCTGAAATTTTATTAGTGCAAATACGCGCGATGTTGCAAGCCAGTGTCGGTCTGGATAATTTGCAGATTATGTTCCCTATGGTGACCACGGTTTCAGAAGTTGAAGAATCGTTACGCTTGTTAAAACAAGCCTATGAAGAGACCATTATGGAAGGGTTTGCGGTAAAAATGCCGAGAATAGGGGTGATGGTGGAGGTGCCTTCTGCGGTTTATCAAGCGCAGGTGATTGCTAAACGCGTAGATTTTTTATCGGTGGGTAGCAATGATCTGACGCAATATATATTGGCGGTCGATCGTAATAATGCGCGAGTGGCCGGTTTATACGATAGTTTGCATCCGGCAGTTTTGCGTGCCTTAATGCAGGTGGTGGCCGGAGCGCACCGTGAAGGTAAAACTGTAAGTATTTGTGGTGAGATGGCAGGCGATCCTGTAGCAGTTATTTTGTTGTTGGCGATCGGTTTTGATACTTTAAGTATGAATGCTACGCGTCTTCTGCGTATAAAATGGGTTATCAGGAAATTTACCCTCAAGCGTGCTAAACAGCTGTTGGAAGAAGTATTGGTGATGGATGATGCGATTGAAATCCGTAATCATATGGAGTTGGCGTTGGAAGAAGCGGGTCTTGGCGGATTAATGCGCGCTGGACGATAG
- a CDS encoding RNA pyrophosphohydrolase, translating into MIDSKGLRANVGIILANSEGRLFWGRRAGNMDIWQFPQGGIVRQETPEQAMYRELKEEVGLLPEQVQLIAVSKHWLSYYLPAHLRRYARRPFCIGQKQKWFLLKLVASDLAIHFDQTPSPEFSSWCWVDYWYPLNHVIAFKKQVYRKVLEEFSSLLHSP; encoded by the coding sequence GTGATAGACAGTAAAGGTCTTAGAGCTAATGTAGGTATTATTCTGGCCAATTCAGAAGGCCGCTTGTTCTGGGGACGCCGTGCCGGCAATATGGATATATGGCAATTTCCTCAAGGCGGAATCGTTAGGCAGGAAACGCCAGAACAAGCGATGTATCGAGAATTGAAAGAAGAAGTGGGTTTATTGCCGGAGCAAGTGCAGCTGATAGCCGTTTCCAAGCACTGGCTATCTTACTACTTGCCGGCGCACTTACGGCGCTATGCGCGTAGACCTTTTTGCATAGGACAAAAACAGAAATGGTTTTTATTAAAGTTGGTGGCCAGTGATTTGGCCATCCATTTTGATCAAACACCTTCTCCAGAATTTTCCAGCTGGTGTTGGGTCGATTACTGGTATCCGTTAAATCATGTCATTGCATTTAAAAAGCAGGTATATAGAAAAGTATTGGAAGAATTTTCTTCCTTACTTCACTCCCCTTGA
- the dapD gene encoding 2,3,4,5-tetrahydropyridine-2,6-dicarboxylate N-succinyltransferase, producing the protein MQTLINTIETAYEQRAEFNADNVTTETKSAILEAIDLLDSGSLRVAEKQNGTWQVNQWLKKAVLLYFKIEKSQIIDGGYSNFFDKVPMKFTDDNPGQLIASGARVVPGACVRKGAYIAPNVVVMPSFINIGAYVGEGTMVDTWATVGSCAQIGKQVHLSGGAGIGGVLEPLQANPTIIEDNCFIGARSEVVEGVIVESGSVISMGVYLGQSTRIYDRETGTISYGRIPAGSVVVPGNLPSADGKYSLYCAVIVKRVDEKTRGKVSINELLRSV; encoded by the coding sequence ATGCAAACTCTAATCAACACTATCGAAACCGCCTATGAACAGCGTGCTGAATTTAATGCTGACAATGTAACTACAGAAACAAAATCAGCCATACTGGAAGCGATTGATTTACTGGATAGTGGCAGCTTACGTGTAGCGGAAAAACAAAATGGCACATGGCAGGTCAATCAATGGTTGAAAAAAGCGGTGTTACTTTATTTCAAAATTGAGAAAAGTCAGATCATTGACGGTGGTTACAGTAATTTTTTTGATAAAGTTCCGATGAAATTCACCGATGATAATCCTGGACAATTAATTGCTTCTGGCGCCCGTGTCGTACCTGGTGCTTGCGTACGTAAAGGCGCTTATATTGCACCTAATGTGGTGGTGATGCCGAGCTTTATTAATATCGGCGCTTATGTCGGCGAAGGCACTATGGTAGATACTTGGGCTACTGTCGGCTCTTGTGCCCAAATTGGGAAACAAGTGCATCTCTCTGGCGGCGCAGGGATAGGCGGGGTATTGGAACCGCTACAAGCTAATCCCACGATCATTGAAGATAATTGCTTTATTGGCGCCCGCTCAGAAGTCGTAGAAGGTGTGATTGTTGAATCCGGTTCAGTGATTTCTATGGGCGTCTATCTTGGTCAAAGCACCCGCATTTATGATCGTGAAACCGGAACGATCAGTTATGGACGCATTCCCGCAGGATCAGTGGTCGTGCCCGGTAACCTGCCATCCGCAGATGGGAAATATAGCCTTTATTGTGCAGTGATTGTCAAACGCGTGGATGAAAAAACCCGCGGGAAAGTTAGTATTAATGAATTGTTGCGTAGTGTTTAA
- the dapE gene encoding succinyl-diaminopimelate desuccinylase, with translation MLHSNPTLELTQKLIQAASVTPEDAGCQPLLASHLKLLGFNIESLRFGEVDNFWARRGTAQPLFVFAGHTDVVPPGPLDQWTSPPFSPTVRDGFLYGRGAADMKSSLAAMVVACENFIKQFPAHQGSIAFLITSDEEGSAINGTRKVMEYLQARGEKLTWCIVGEPSCEKTLGDTLKIGRRGSLNGHLKIYGKQGHIAYPHLAENPIHRSLAALSLLCNTHWDDGLENFPATSLQISNLHSGTGATNVIPGILEVLFNFRFSPAVTAEELQQKVTAILDEHQLHYDLIWKLSGNPFLTASGQLLDATSAAIQEVTGLTPQLSTGGGTSDGRFIAPTGCEVIELGPCNDSIHQIDERVRVDDLTLLAKIYENILTKLLGAGDLS, from the coding sequence ATGCTCCATTCCAACCCAACTTTAGAACTCACCCAAAAACTCATCCAAGCAGCTTCTGTCACCCCCGAAGATGCTGGGTGTCAACCACTACTAGCATCCCATTTAAAATTATTAGGATTTAACATTGAATCCTTGCGCTTTGGAGAGGTAGATAACTTCTGGGCGCGGCGCGGTACAGCACAGCCATTATTTGTATTTGCCGGACATACTGATGTTGTGCCGCCTGGCCCTCTCGATCAATGGACTTCACCACCATTTTCACCCACGGTGCGTGATGGTTTTCTCTACGGCCGTGGGGCTGCCGACATGAAAAGCAGTTTAGCTGCCATGGTCGTCGCTTGTGAAAACTTTATCAAACAATTCCCCGCGCATCAGGGTTCCATCGCCTTTTTAATCACCAGCGACGAAGAAGGCTCGGCAATTAACGGTACTCGCAAAGTCATGGAATATCTGCAAGCACGTGGAGAAAAACTAACCTGGTGCATTGTCGGTGAACCCTCATGTGAAAAGACACTAGGTGATACCTTAAAAATCGGTCGCCGCGGCTCATTAAATGGACATCTGAAAATTTACGGTAAGCAAGGGCATATCGCCTATCCCCACCTAGCAGAAAATCCTATCCATCGCAGCCTAGCAGCACTGTCCTTGCTTTGTAATACCCACTGGGATGATGGTTTGGAAAATTTTCCGGCGACTTCTTTGCAAATTTCCAACCTCCACTCCGGTACCGGCGCAACCAATGTGATACCCGGTATTCTAGAAGTGCTATTTAATTTTCGCTTCTCTCCCGCAGTGACTGCAGAAGAACTGCAACAAAAAGTAACTGCCATTCTTGATGAACATCAGCTGCATTATGATTTAATTTGGAAGCTTTCAGGCAACCCGTTTCTGACAGCCAGCGGTCAATTGCTAGATGCTACCTCAGCAGCAATTCAGGAAGTCACAGGCTTGACGCCACAATTATCTACCGGTGGCGGCACTTCAGACGGCCGCTTTATCGCACCGACCGGCTGCGAGGTGATTGAATTAGGACCATGCAATGATTCAATTCATCAGATCGATGAACGAGTGCGCGTGGACGATCTGACGCTATTGGCAAAGATTTATGAAAATATATTGACGAAGTTATTGGGAGCTGGCGATTTAAGCTGA
- the lpdA gene encoding dihydrolipoyl dehydrogenase, whose amino-acid sequence MTTEIKTEVVVLGSGPGGYSAAFRAADLGKKVTLVERYDSLGGVCLNVGCIPSKALLHAAKVIDDAHDIAELGISFGQPKIDVEKIKGWKNKVVGRLTGGLKMLAKQRQVEVVTGFGEFVSPTRIKVSGKNGDTLITFEQAIIAVGSRPVKLPFMPEDPRIIDSTGALELPDPNNSRLLIIGGGIIGLEMATVYHALGAKVNVVEFMEQLIPGADKDIVAPLHKRVQKRYENIWLKTKVTQVEAKKDGLYVTFEGENAPTKPERFDRILVSVGRRPNGDLIAAEKAGLTVNERGFIAVDKQLRTQVANIYAIGDVVGNPMLAHKASAEGRLAAEVISGLKHYFEPKAIPSVAYTDPEIAWAGMTEREAKENGVAYGKAVFPWMASGRALTMGRDEGLTQLLFDENTHRIIGAGIVGVNAGELIAELTLAIEMGCDVDDIALTIHPHPTLSESVMMAAEIFEGTITDLYLPRKKK is encoded by the coding sequence ATGACAACAGAAATTAAAACAGAAGTCGTAGTACTTGGCAGTGGTCCTGGCGGCTACTCAGCCGCTTTTCGCGCAGCTGACTTAGGCAAAAAAGTCACCTTAGTGGAACGCTATGATAGCTTAGGCGGTGTGTGCTTGAATGTGGGTTGTATTCCTTCCAAAGCATTGTTACATGCAGCAAAAGTGATAGATGACGCGCATGATATAGCAGAGTTAGGCATCAGTTTCGGCCAGCCAAAAATTGATGTAGAAAAAATCAAAGGCTGGAAAAATAAAGTCGTCGGCCGCCTAACCGGCGGTTTAAAAATGCTGGCTAAACAACGTCAAGTGGAAGTGGTCACGGGTTTTGGTGAGTTTGTATCTCCCACACGAATTAAAGTCAGCGGCAAGAACGGCGACACGCTAATTACTTTTGAACAAGCCATTATCGCCGTGGGATCGCGCCCCGTAAAATTACCCTTCATGCCAGAAGATCCGCGTATTATCGATTCCACCGGTGCGCTGGAATTACCCGATCCCAACAATAGCCGTCTGTTAATTATAGGCGGTGGTATTATTGGTCTGGAAATGGCCACTGTTTATCATGCGCTGGGCGCTAAAGTGAATGTGGTGGAATTTATGGAGCAGTTGATTCCAGGTGCTGATAAAGACATAGTTGCACCCCTGCATAAACGCGTGCAAAAACGTTACGAAAATATTTGGCTAAAAACCAAAGTCACGCAGGTTGAAGCGAAAAAAGATGGATTATATGTGACTTTTGAAGGCGAAAATGCACCAACGAAGCCGGAGCGTTTTGATCGCATTTTAGTGTCAGTCGGCCGTCGCCCTAATGGTGATTTAATTGCGGCTGAAAAAGCCGGTTTAACGGTGAATGAGCGTGGCTTTATCGCGGTGGATAAGCAGCTGCGCACACAAGTAGCGAATATTTATGCAATCGGCGATGTGGTAGGTAATCCCATGTTAGCGCATAAGGCTTCTGCAGAAGGGAGATTGGCGGCAGAAGTGATTAGTGGCTTGAAGCATTATTTTGAGCCTAAGGCGATTCCTTCTGTTGCTTATACTGATCCTGAAATCGCTTGGGCGGGCATGACTGAGCGTGAAGCGAAGGAAAATGGTGTGGCTTATGGTAAGGCCGTATTTCCGTGGATGGCCAGTGGGCGTGCGTTAACTATGGGTCGAGATGAAGGTTTAACGCAATTGTTGTTTGATGAAAATACACATCGTATTATTGGTGCTGGAATTGTTGGCGTAAATGCGGGAGAATTAATCGCTGAATTAACTTTAGCCATTGAGATGGGTTGTGATGTTGACGATATCGCGTTGACTATTCATCCGCATCCGACACTATCTGAAAGTGTGATGATGGCTGCTGAAATTTTTGAAGGTACTATTACTGATTTATACTTGCCCAGGAAGAAAAAATAA
- the aceF gene encoding dihydrolipoyllysine-residue acetyltransferase translates to MSKIIEVSVPDIGGAKDVDVIELLVAPGDSVKAESSLITLEGDKATMEIPSPAAGKVRDIKVKVGDKVSQGSLILTLEVADEAGKAEEAEQKQKPAVPQPASEKPQSAGAASKTIEVSVPDIGGAKDVDVIELLVAPGDEVKAESPLITLEGDKATMDIPSPQAGKVREMKVKVGDKVSQGSLILTLEVAGDQVAKTEQKPELTQPTKIPEKQPEFAAQPAAEKQPAASTAEVHAGPSVRRLARELGVDLSQITASGPKNRILKEDVQRFVKSALARGTVGSAVGGLAVAPAPVIDFAEFGEIETKPLNKIKRLTGINVHRSWVTVPHVTQFAEADITELEAFREQQKAAAEKKGIKLTPLVFIMKAVVAALKAFPQFNASLDPSGEQLILKKYVHLGVAVDTPNGLVVPVVRNVDQKGLYILAEELAKISAKARDKGLSVADMRGGCFTISSLGGIGGTAFTPIVNSPEVAILGVSKASIKPVYQNNTFVPRLMLPLSLSYDHRVIDGADGARFIVYLSEKLSDIRTLLL, encoded by the coding sequence TTGTCGAAAATAATAGAAGTATCTGTCCCTGATATCGGCGGTGCCAAAGACGTTGATGTCATTGAGTTGTTGGTAGCCCCAGGTGATTCCGTTAAAGCGGAAAGCTCGTTAATTACGCTGGAAGGCGATAAGGCGACGATGGAAATCCCATCGCCAGCAGCAGGTAAAGTGCGTGATATCAAAGTGAAAGTGGGAGATAAAGTTTCTCAAGGGTCATTGATTTTAACACTGGAAGTGGCGGATGAAGCTGGAAAAGCTGAAGAAGCCGAACAAAAGCAAAAGCCTGCCGTACCACAACCCGCATCGGAAAAGCCACAATCTGCTGGTGCTGCTTCTAAAACCATAGAGGTCTCTGTGCCGGATATCGGTGGCGCTAAAGATGTTGATGTCATTGAGTTATTGGTAGCCCCGGGCGATGAGGTTAAAGCGGAAAGCCCATTAATCACCCTGGAAGGTGATAAGGCAACCATGGATATTCCTTCACCGCAAGCGGGTAAGGTGCGTGAGATGAAGGTGAAAGTGGGAGATAAAGTTTCTCAAGGCTCGTTGATTTTAACCCTGGAAGTAGCGGGCGACCAAGTTGCAAAAACTGAGCAAAAACCTGAGCTAACTCAGCCGACCAAAATACCAGAAAAGCAGCCTGAGTTTGCTGCACAACCTGCAGCTGAAAAGCAGCCAGCCGCATCAACAGCAGAAGTTCATGCGGGTCCCAGCGTGCGTCGCTTAGCACGGGAATTAGGCGTTGATTTAAGCCAGATAACCGCGAGTGGCCCCAAAAACCGCATTCTCAAAGAAGATGTGCAACGCTTTGTCAAAAGCGCGCTTGCACGCGGAACGGTAGGATCAGCAGTCGGTGGTTTAGCTGTCGCGCCGGCACCCGTCATTGATTTTGCCGAGTTTGGTGAAATTGAAACCAAACCACTCAATAAAATCAAAAGACTAACTGGAATCAATGTGCATCGTAGCTGGGTCACTGTCCCGCATGTCACACAATTTGCTGAGGCCGATATCACTGAACTTGAAGCATTTCGTGAGCAACAAAAAGCGGCGGCCGAGAAAAAGGGGATAAAACTTACGCCTTTAGTATTCATCATGAAAGCCGTAGTGGCAGCGCTAAAAGCCTTTCCACAATTCAATGCCTCTTTGGATCCAAGTGGTGAGCAATTAATATTGAAAAAATATGTGCATTTGGGTGTCGCTGTGGATACCCCCAATGGCTTGGTCGTGCCAGTAGTGCGCAATGTGGATCAAAAAGGATTGTATATTTTAGCAGAAGAGCTAGCAAAAATTAGCGCTAAAGCTCGTGACAAAGGTTTATCTGTAGCAGATATGCGTGGCGGATGTTTTACTATTTCCAGTTTGGGTGGTATTGGTGGGACTGCGTTCACACCCATAGTCAACAGCCCAGAAGTAGCGATTTTAGGCGTATCTAAAGCCAGCATAAAACCGGTATATCAAAATAATACCTTTGTGCCGCGGCTGATGTTGCCGTTATCATTATCTTATGACCATCGTGTAATTGATGGAGCTGATGGTGCGCGGTTTATTGTGTATTTAAGTGAAAAATTATCGGATATTCGCACTTTGTTGCTATAA